Proteins encoded by one window of Pseudonocardia sp. HH130629-09:
- a CDS encoding glycine betaine ABC transporter substrate-binding protein, whose amino-acid sequence MTVRLVTALLAVLLAASGCASAGTDGPTVRLAQFPWSAAKLSNAILGEVVATHPELGVGRLKTIQVGPATAWAGAQRGDVDALTEVAMPNQSELAAKAQDRIELVHPTYQGAEQGWYVPSFAVEPGGPMAGLTSVTQLNDYADVLGNRLVDSDPSFLTTEYNAKRLAGYRLDLEQVTSSEAAQIAELRRAYERRQPILVYLYRPHYIFEELALTKLTEPTPAREDCYTTGDGACAMPAYSAWTAASPDLARTSPGFAAMLRRFELPLADVEQMLQRVDVDNEDVEAVARDYVAAHPDRVRQWVGAGA is encoded by the coding sequence ATGACCGTCCGCCTGGTCACCGCCCTGCTCGCGGTACTGCTGGCCGCATCCGGCTGCGCGTCCGCCGGTACCGACGGCCCGACCGTCCGGCTCGCCCAGTTCCCGTGGAGCGCGGCGAAGCTGTCCAACGCGATCCTCGGTGAGGTCGTCGCGACCCACCCGGAACTCGGCGTCGGCCGGCTCAAGACCATCCAGGTCGGACCCGCGACCGCCTGGGCCGGTGCCCAGCGCGGCGACGTCGACGCCCTCACCGAGGTCGCGATGCCCAACCAGTCCGAGCTGGCCGCGAAGGCGCAGGACCGGATCGAGCTGGTGCACCCGACGTACCAGGGAGCCGAGCAGGGCTGGTACGTCCCCAGCTTCGCGGTCGAGCCGGGCGGGCCGATGGCCGGGCTGACCAGCGTGACCCAGCTGAACGACTACGCCGACGTCCTCGGCAACCGGCTCGTCGACTCCGACCCCAGCTTCCTCACCACCGAGTACAACGCGAAGCGCCTCGCCGGCTACCGGCTGGACCTGGAGCAGGTGACCTCCAGCGAGGCCGCGCAGATCGCCGAGCTGCGCCGCGCCTACGAGCGCCGCCAGCCGATCCTGGTCTACCTGTACCGCCCGCACTACATCTTCGAGGAGCTCGCGCTGACCAAGCTGACCGAGCCGACCCCGGCCCGGGAGGACTGCTACACCACCGGCGACGGCGCCTGCGCCATGCCGGCGTACTCGGCGTGGACCGCGGCCAGCCCGGACCTGGCGCGCACCAGCCCCGGCTTCGCGGCGATGCTGCGCCGGTTCGAGCTGCCGCTGGCCGATGTCGAGCAGATGCTCCAGCGGGTCGACGTGGACAACGAGGACGT
- a CDS encoding alpha/beta fold hydrolase — protein MPATPLLELDGLRHEYSDTGDPGDGRAPLLFLHEGLGSVGLWRGFPERIAAASGRRSVAYSRLGHGRSDLPRRPRTTAFMATEATTTVPALCAALGLERPILVGHSDGGTIALLAAAAMPVSGVVVLAPHVLTEPFALTAIRAARTAFTEGDLRTRMARHHDDPDTTFHGWNDMWLAEEFTSWDVRDALAGITAPVLGLQGDDDPYGSIVHVRAVEERASGPVTVTELPCGHAPHLELPDETTAAITAFLHPLP, from the coding sequence GTGCCTGCGACGCCGCTGCTCGAGCTGGACGGTCTGCGCCACGAGTACTCCGACACCGGCGACCCCGGCGACGGCCGTGCGCCCCTGCTGTTCCTGCACGAGGGGCTCGGCTCGGTCGGGCTGTGGCGGGGGTTCCCCGAGCGGATCGCGGCGGCGTCCGGGCGCCGGTCGGTCGCGTACTCCCGGCTCGGGCACGGCCGCTCCGACCTGCCCCGCCGCCCGCGGACCACGGCGTTCATGGCGACCGAGGCGACGACGACCGTCCCGGCCCTGTGCGCGGCTCTCGGCCTGGAGCGTCCGATCCTGGTCGGACACTCCGACGGCGGCACGATCGCGCTGCTCGCGGCCGCGGCGATGCCGGTGAGCGGGGTGGTCGTGCTCGCCCCGCACGTGCTGACCGAGCCGTTCGCCCTCACCGCCATCCGGGCGGCCCGCACCGCGTTCACCGAGGGCGACCTGCGCACCCGGATGGCCCGCCACCACGACGACCCCGACACCACGTTCCACGGGTGGAACGACATGTGGCTGGCCGAGGAGTTCACCTCCTGGGACGTCCGCGACGCGCTGGCCGGGATCACCGCGCCGGTGCTGGGTCTGCAGGGCGACGACGACCCCTACGGCAGCATCGTGCACGTGCGCGCGGTGGAGGAACGGGCGTCCGGGCCCGTCACGGTGACCGAGCTGCCCTGCGGGCACGCACCCCACCTGGAGCTCCCCGACGAGACCACCGCCGCGATCACAGCGTTCCTCCACCCCCTCCCCTGA
- a CDS encoding TIGR03668 family PPOX class F420-dependent oxidoreductase, with the protein MPSPDETAARALLTGARVARLATIRATDGTPRLVPITFALADGLVVSAVDDVKPKRHRRLARLRDIEADPRVALLADHYDEDWTRLWWVRLDATAAIHDDGDLHSRAVAALADRYAPYAARPPEGPVVALTPTRWTAWTATPPP; encoded by the coding sequence GTGCCCTCCCCCGACGAGACCGCCGCCCGCGCGCTGCTGACCGGCGCGCGGGTGGCGCGGCTCGCGACGATCCGTGCGACCGACGGCACCCCGCGCCTGGTGCCGATCACCTTCGCCCTGGCCGACGGACTGGTGGTGTCGGCCGTCGACGACGTCAAGCCCAAGCGGCACCGCAGGCTCGCGCGGCTGCGCGACATCGAGGCCGACCCGCGGGTGGCGTTGCTGGCCGACCACTACGACGAGGACTGGACCCGGCTGTGGTGGGTCCGTCTCGACGCCACCGCCGCGATCCACGACGACGGCGACCTGCACTCCCGCGCCGTCGCGGCACTGGCCGACCGGTACGCCCCCTACGCCGCCCGTCCCCCTGAGGGCCCGGTCGTCGCCCTGACCCCGACCCGCTGGACCGCCTGGACCGCCACCCCGCCCCCGTGA
- a CDS encoding SMP-30/gluconolactonase/LRE family protein, translated as MAELSTVLSDMSFLEGPRWHDGRIWLSDFYTHRVLSARADGSDLRTEAEVPQQPSGLGWLPDGRLAVVSMRDRRILRRESDGTLVTHADLSGHTEHLLNDMIVDDGGGLWVGTFGFDLMNGAPRAAAPLLRVAPDGTVSVASEPLHFANGPALTGGDLVVAETFGNRLSAFAIGDDGTLGPRRDWALFGPPSAAEDPSDAIAELTVAPDGISVPDAEGAIWVADAVGNRAIRVRPGGLVDGEVSTGQVGTYACALGGDDGRTLFLCTAPGFAEHERRDTRLAQLLAVRVAVPAA; from the coding sequence ATGGCGGAGCTGTCGACGGTGCTGTCGGACATGTCGTTCCTCGAGGGCCCACGCTGGCACGACGGGAGGATCTGGCTCAGCGACTTCTACACCCACCGGGTGCTCTCGGCCCGCGCCGACGGGTCGGACCTGCGCACCGAGGCCGAGGTGCCGCAGCAGCCGTCGGGGCTGGGCTGGCTGCCCGACGGACGGCTGGCCGTGGTGTCCATGCGCGACCGGCGGATCCTGCGCCGCGAGTCCGACGGCACCCTGGTCACCCACGCCGACCTGTCCGGCCACACCGAGCACCTGCTCAACGACATGATCGTCGACGACGGCGGCGGGCTCTGGGTGGGCACTTTCGGCTTCGACCTGATGAACGGTGCCCCGCGCGCCGCGGCCCCGCTGCTGCGCGTGGCGCCCGACGGCACCGTGTCGGTCGCGAGCGAGCCGTTGCACTTCGCGAACGGGCCCGCACTGACCGGCGGGGACCTCGTCGTCGCCGAGACCTTCGGCAACCGGCTGTCCGCCTTCGCGATCGGCGACGACGGCACGCTCGGCCCGCGCCGGGACTGGGCCCTGTTCGGCCCGCCGTCGGCCGCGGAGGACCCGTCCGACGCCATCGCCGAGCTGACCGTCGCCCCGGACGGGATCTCCGTCCCCGACGCCGAGGGGGCGATCTGGGTCGCCGACGCCGTCGGCAACCGCGCGATCCGGGTCCGGCCCGGCGGTCTCGTCGACGGCGAGGTGTCCACCGGGCAGGTCGGCACGTACGCCTGCGCCCTCGGTGGCGACGACGGCCGCACCCTGTTCCTCTGCACGGCCCCCGGGTTCGCCGAGCACGAGCGCCGCGACACACGCCTGGCGCAGCTGCTCGCCGTGCGTGTGGCCGTCCCCGCGGCCTGA
- a CDS encoding pirin family protein gives MPAVSVADVSALPRVPVPGPTDLNRGVRSVTTAPRGYEGEGFPVRRAFQGVDLRDLDPFLHMDQMGEVEYAPGEPKGTSWHPHRGFETVTYIIDGTFEHGDSHGGGGTITDGDTQWMTAGSGLLHIERPPESLVRSGGLFHGLQLWVNLPRADKWLPPKYQDLRGGESALVTTPDGGALLRVIAGDVAGVSGPGSTHTPMAMVHATLSPGAQLRLPWPWPYNALVYVLSGAGTVGADRRPVRTGQLAVFGPGDLVTVEGDTAQEARHPSLDVVVLGGQPIREPVAWAGPFVMNTREEVQQAFEDYQSGRLGVVPSDYVPHGSLPGSFN, from the coding sequence ATGCCCGCCGTCTCCGTCGCCGACGTCAGCGCCCTGCCCCGCGTGCCCGTTCCGGGCCCGACCGACCTGAACCGGGGCGTCCGCAGCGTCACCACCGCCCCGCGCGGCTACGAGGGCGAGGGCTTCCCGGTCCGCCGCGCCTTCCAGGGTGTGGACCTGCGCGACCTCGACCCGTTCCTGCACATGGACCAGATGGGCGAGGTCGAGTACGCCCCGGGCGAGCCGAAGGGCACTTCCTGGCACCCGCACCGCGGGTTCGAGACCGTCACCTACATCATCGACGGGACCTTTGAGCACGGTGACAGCCACGGCGGCGGCGGGACGATCACCGACGGCGACACCCAGTGGATGACCGCGGGCTCGGGCCTGCTGCACATCGAGCGCCCGCCGGAGTCGCTGGTGCGCAGCGGCGGCCTGTTCCACGGCCTGCAGCTGTGGGTGAACCTGCCGCGCGCGGACAAGTGGCTGCCGCCGAAGTACCAGGACCTGCGCGGCGGCGAGTCCGCGCTGGTCACCACGCCCGACGGCGGCGCACTGCTGCGGGTGATCGCCGGCGACGTCGCCGGCGTGTCCGGGCCGGGCTCGACGCACACCCCGATGGCGATGGTGCACGCCACCCTCTCCCCCGGCGCGCAGCTGCGGCTGCCCTGGCCGTGGCCGTACAACGCGCTGGTCTACGTGCTGTCCGGGGCGGGCACGGTCGGTGCCGACCGGCGCCCGGTCCGGACCGGTCAGCTCGCGGTCTTCGGGCCCGGGGACCTGGTCACCGTCGAGGGCGACACCGCGCAGGAGGCCCGCCACCCGTCGCTGGACGTCGTGGTGCTGGGCGGGCAGCCGATCCGTGAGCCCGTCGCCTGGGCAGGGCCGTTCGTGATGAACACCCGCGAGGAGGTCCAGCAGGCGTTCGAGGACTACCAGAGCGGCCGTCTCGGCGTGGTGCCGTCGGACTACGTGCCGCACGGGTCGCTCCCCGGCTCGTTCAACTGA
- a CDS encoding ArsR/SmtB family transcription factor, translating to MVARLATADATVNELAAPYDVTVQAVSKHVRVLEDAGLVRRSRQAQRRPVHLEAEVFDLMTAWIERYRRQVEERYARLDALLAEETAPTEHEETA from the coding sequence ATGGTGGCCCGGCTGGCGACGGCCGACGCGACCGTGAACGAGCTGGCCGCGCCCTACGACGTCACCGTGCAGGCCGTCTCCAAGCACGTCCGGGTGCTGGAGGACGCCGGGCTGGTCCGGCGCAGCCGGCAGGCCCAGCGCCGTCCGGTGCACCTGGAGGCGGAGGTCTTCGACCTGATGACGGCCTGGATCGAGCGGTACCGGCGGCAGGTGGAAGAGCGCTACGCGCGCCTCGACGCCCTGCTCGCCGAGGAGACCGCGCCCACCGAGCACGAGGAGACGGCATGA
- a CDS encoding SRPBCC family protein has translation MSTTGTRGTAIDTVEDLPAIRVTREFDAPPERVFRAHVEVDEVRRWLGPRRLRMTVDRWDAVTGGGYRYTHADDDGEYRFFGSFHEVRAPERIVQTFTFEGFGDSVCLETMTLTPLPGDRTRLVAESLFDSWAARDAMLASGMEVGVNEGYERLDELLASR, from the coding sequence ATGAGCACCACCGGCACCCGCGGCACCGCCATCGACACCGTCGAGGACCTGCCCGCCATCCGCGTCACGCGGGAGTTCGACGCACCGCCCGAGCGGGTCTTCCGCGCCCACGTCGAGGTGGACGAGGTGCGACGCTGGCTCGGCCCGCGCAGGCTGCGGATGACCGTGGACCGCTGGGACGCGGTGACCGGCGGCGGCTACCGCTACACCCACGCCGACGACGACGGGGAGTACCGCTTCTTCGGCTCGTTCCACGAGGTCCGGGCCCCGGAGCGGATCGTGCAGACCTTCACCTTCGAGGGCTTCGGCGACAGCGTCTGTCTGGAGACGATGACACTGACCCCGCTGCCCGGTGACCGGACCCGGCTGGTCGCGGAGTCGCTGTTCGACTCCTGGGCGGCCCGGGACGCGATGCTGGCCTCGGGCATGGAGGTCGGGGTGAACGAGGGCTACGAGCGACTCGACGAGCTGCTGGCCTCGCGGTAG
- a CDS encoding helix-turn-helix domain-containing protein, which translates to MTTVADRPTHSGSAPGPDGVEFATVTGDLPAPGDDRLVLVVALAGSALLGDGEPLVPGRWALLDPARPGTPTADGAFRALCVRFPRDRVEPRGEPLPGVAGTAFEAGPGLAGYVCDTLCHLDTHRLAMGPHAAVAVRHAVDLVGVLLRSVAGVEPAPHCDLLDRINAHIEANLGDPDLALAGIAAAHFVSARHLHNLFAGTGTSAAAWIRARRVEMCRRDLADPALADVPAAAIGSRWGFRGPSHFGQVFKRATGLTPAAYREASSSSSRS; encoded by the coding sequence ATGACGACCGTCGCCGACCGTCCCACCCACTCCGGCTCAGCTCCCGGACCGGACGGCGTCGAGTTCGCCACCGTCACCGGCGACCTGCCCGCCCCCGGCGACGACCGTCTCGTCCTGGTCGTGGCACTCGCGGGCAGTGCCCTGCTCGGCGACGGCGAGCCGCTGGTCCCCGGGCGGTGGGCGCTGCTGGACCCGGCCCGTCCGGGCACGCCCACCGCGGACGGGGCGTTCCGCGCGCTGTGCGTGCGGTTCCCCCGCGACCGCGTCGAGCCCCGCGGTGAGCCGCTCCCCGGGGTGGCGGGCACGGCGTTCGAGGCGGGTCCCGGCCTGGCCGGCTACGTGTGCGACACCCTGTGCCACCTCGACACCCACCGGCTCGCCATGGGTCCGCACGCCGCCGTCGCGGTGCGGCACGCGGTGGACCTGGTCGGGGTGCTGCTGCGGAGCGTGGCCGGGGTCGAACCCGCCCCGCACTGCGACCTGCTGGACCGGATCAACGCCCACATCGAGGCGAACCTCGGCGACCCGGACCTCGCCCTCGCCGGGATCGCCGCCGCGCACTTCGTCTCGGCCCGCCACCTGCACAACCTGTTCGCCGGGACCGGGACGAGCGCCGCGGCCTGGATCCGTGCGCGGCGGGTCGAGATGTGCCGGCGCGACCTGGCCGACCCCGCGCTGGCCGACGTGCCCGCCGCGGCGATCGGGTCGCGGTGGGGGTTCCGCGGTCCGTCGCACTTCGGGCAGGTGTTCAAGCGCGCGACCGGGCTGACCCCGGCGGCCTACCGCGAGGCCAGCAGCTCGTCGAGTCGCTCGTAG
- a CDS encoding VOC family protein, producing MTLSVAGAQEDVDFHTKILGMRFIKRTVLFDGSLPIYHLYYSNADGDPSSVVTTFPWAQAGQFGTRGTNQAREVLLSVPEASLDFWAQRLRSHDVEVADVERFDQRRLAFAHPSGIEYQFVANAADPRRGYEGNGVSAEHAIHGIHGVGVHMTTPDRMVEFADTSFFAQGAPAEDGDVVGLRIGDAKVGNHLEITVNRRDDQGTWRYGAGTYHHFAWNVSDLANQDAVKFDIEGAGYTDISELKDRKYFKSVYVRTPSGALFELAVTHEEGGWTCDESPHELGTRFQLPEQFEDRREEIFAKLEPIEG from the coding sequence GTGACCCTGTCCGTCGCCGGCGCCCAGGAGGACGTCGACTTCCACACGAAGATCCTCGGCATGCGCTTCATCAAGCGCACCGTGCTGTTCGACGGCTCGCTGCCGATCTACCACCTCTACTACTCCAACGCCGACGGCGACCCGTCCAGCGTCGTCACCACGTTCCCGTGGGCGCAGGCTGGCCAGTTCGGCACCCGCGGCACCAACCAGGCCCGCGAGGTGCTGCTGTCGGTGCCGGAGGCCTCCCTGGACTTCTGGGCGCAACGGCTGCGCTCCCACGACGTCGAGGTCGCCGACGTCGAGCGGTTCGACCAGCGGCGGCTCGCGTTCGCCCACCCGTCGGGCATCGAGTACCAGTTCGTCGCGAACGCCGCCGACCCGCGCCGCGGCTACGAGGGCAACGGGGTCTCGGCCGAGCACGCGATCCACGGCATCCACGGCGTCGGGGTGCACATGACCACCCCGGACCGGATGGTCGAGTTCGCCGACACCTCGTTCTTCGCCCAGGGCGCCCCCGCCGAGGACGGCGACGTGGTCGGGCTGCGGATCGGCGACGCGAAGGTCGGCAACCACCTGGAGATCACCGTCAACCGCCGCGACGACCAGGGCACCTGGCGCTACGGCGCGGGCACCTACCACCACTTCGCCTGGAACGTGTCCGACCTGGCGAACCAGGACGCGGTGAAGTTCGACATCGAGGGCGCCGGCTACACCGACATCTCCGAGCTCAAGGACCGCAAGTACTTCAAGAGCGTCTACGTCCGCACGCCGAGCGGGGCGCTGTTCGAGCTGGCCGTCACCCACGAGGAGGGCGGCTGGACCTGCGACGAGTCGCCGCACGAGCTCGGCACCCGGTTCCAGCTGCCCGAGCAGTTCGAGGACCGGCGCGAGGAGATCTTCGCCAAGCTGGAACCGATCGAGGGCTGA
- a CDS encoding DEAD/DEAH box helicase, with amino-acid sequence MFVVHALHSPARGVLLWAEDGERTPRTDRRSLRTARPHPFAVPSDELAAIHPGKPSSVTVLLPSQPSGPQDSPGLVRSRPRTRSRATPTLAPWTVPAVVVDPSELTDPSDEVRYGAGFAHLADLARLAGELAARGRVLPVLLTESGRPAARWRPVVQGVDAVARADLVRRLPPVARAEQRRPGDVAGQDPDALVDAALARFTDAAVRERLGRSAAMPLPLPARADAPAALLHALTGPSADLPATGAGLQALREALSVWEDVGREQPGAATALFRLAEVSTLHDPADPGPDLDDQTGDGTRWELHFALRSTEDPSLVFDAAGVWAGEADALVTGAQDVLLAELGRAAQVLPGLVPALRRARPTGLPLDVAGAHRFLTRDAPALLAAGFGVALPRGWDGRRPLGLRLSASSAPAPGVITRGGLGRDELAEFRWSLAVGDEELGESEIAALVAAKAPLVRLRGRWVAVDAEALAQGLDFLRRHRDRQPTVGEVLAAARGDADAPLPVTDVSARGHLGALLEGTADRALTPVPSPPGFTATLRPYQERGVAWLAFLSSLGLGACLADDMGLGKTVQLLALEAHDRAGGPTGAPTLIVCPMSMVGTWQREAATFAPGLRVHAHHGAARPRGDALHARLGAADLVVTTYATATRDAEDLRAWRFHRLVLDEAQMIKNAHAAASRTMRSFDAGHRVALTGTPMENRLAELWSVMDFLNPGVLGVPEVFRQRFAVPIERHRDAGTARTLRRITRPYLLRRVKTDPTVIDDLPEKIEIVADHRLTREQASLYRTVVDDMMEKIEDSDGIERRGNVLAAMTKLKQVCNHPAQLLHDGSPIHRAGGRHRSGKVARLEEILEPVLAAGDRALLFTQYTEFAAMLRPHLSARFDTEVLYLHGGIPKKRRDEMVARFQSGEGPQLFLLSLRAGGTGLTLTAANHVIHLDRWWNPAVEDQATDRAFRIGQRRAVQVRRFVCPGTVEERIEELVTSKRSLSDMVVTGGEDWLTSLSTAELREVFALGSDAVAEPDDDTGDGDE; translated from the coding sequence GTGTTCGTCGTCCACGCCCTGCACTCCCCCGCCCGCGGCGTCCTGCTGTGGGCGGAGGACGGCGAGCGCACCCCGCGCACCGACCGGCGGTCGCTGCGCACGGCGCGGCCGCACCCTTTCGCGGTGCCGTCGGACGAGCTGGCCGCGATCCATCCGGGCAAGCCGTCGTCGGTGACGGTGCTGCTGCCCTCGCAGCCGTCGGGCCCGCAGGACTCCCCCGGGCTGGTCCGCTCCCGGCCACGTACCCGGAGCCGGGCCACGCCGACGCTGGCGCCGTGGACGGTGCCGGCGGTGGTCGTCGACCCCTCCGAGCTGACCGACCCCTCCGACGAGGTCCGCTACGGCGCCGGGTTCGCCCATCTCGCCGACCTCGCCCGGCTCGCCGGGGAGCTCGCGGCGCGCGGCCGGGTGCTGCCGGTGCTGCTGACCGAGTCCGGGCGACCCGCGGCACGCTGGCGCCCGGTCGTCCAGGGTGTCGACGCGGTGGCCCGGGCGGACCTGGTGCGGCGGCTGCCGCCGGTCGCGCGGGCCGAGCAGCGGCGCCCGGGCGATGTCGCCGGGCAGGACCCGGACGCCCTGGTCGACGCCGCGCTGGCCCGGTTCACCGACGCCGCGGTCCGCGAGCGGCTGGGGCGCAGCGCCGCGATGCCGCTCCCGCTGCCCGCCCGCGCGGACGCCCCGGCGGCGTTGCTGCACGCGCTGACCGGGCCGTCGGCCGACCTGCCCGCGACCGGGGCCGGGCTGCAGGCGCTGCGCGAGGCGCTGTCGGTGTGGGAGGACGTCGGTCGCGAGCAGCCCGGCGCCGCCACCGCCCTGTTCCGGCTCGCCGAGGTGTCCACGCTGCACGACCCGGCGGACCCCGGTCCGGACCTCGACGACCAGACCGGTGACGGCACCCGGTGGGAGCTGCACTTCGCGCTGCGCTCCACCGAGGACCCGAGCCTGGTGTTCGACGCGGCCGGGGTGTGGGCCGGCGAGGCCGACGCCCTGGTCACCGGCGCGCAGGACGTGCTGCTGGCCGAGCTGGGGCGGGCCGCCCAGGTGCTGCCCGGGCTGGTGCCCGCGCTGCGCCGGGCCCGGCCGACCGGCCTCCCGCTCGACGTCGCCGGCGCGCACCGGTTCCTCACCCGGGACGCACCGGCGCTGCTGGCGGCCGGGTTCGGGGTGGCGCTGCCGCGCGGCTGGGACGGGCGCCGCCCACTGGGGCTGCGGCTCTCGGCGTCGTCGGCCCCCGCCCCGGGGGTGATCACCCGCGGCGGGCTGGGGCGTGACGAGCTGGCGGAGTTCCGGTGGTCGCTCGCCGTCGGTGACGAGGAGCTGGGCGAGTCCGAGATCGCCGCGCTGGTGGCGGCGAAGGCACCGCTGGTCCGCCTGCGCGGACGCTGGGTCGCCGTCGACGCCGAGGCACTGGCGCAGGGGCTGGACTTCCTGCGCCGCCACCGGGACCGGCAGCCCACCGTCGGGGAGGTGCTGGCCGCGGCCCGTGGCGACGCGGACGCCCCGCTGCCGGTGACCGACGTGTCCGCCCGCGGGCACCTCGGGGCGCTGCTGGAGGGCACCGCCGACCGGGCGCTGACGCCGGTGCCGTCCCCGCCGGGGTTCACCGCGACGCTGCGTCCCTACCAGGAGCGCGGGGTGGCGTGGCTGGCGTTCCTGTCGTCGCTGGGGCTGGGGGCCTGCCTGGCCGACGACATGGGGCTCGGCAAGACCGTGCAGCTGCTGGCCCTGGAGGCCCACGACCGCGCCGGTGGGCCGACCGGCGCCCCGACCCTGATCGTGTGCCCGATGTCGATGGTCGGCACCTGGCAGCGGGAGGCCGCGACGTTCGCCCCCGGCCTGCGGGTCCACGCCCACCACGGTGCCGCCCGTCCGCGCGGCGACGCGCTGCACGCCCGGCTCGGCGCGGCGGACCTCGTCGTCACCACCTACGCGACCGCGACCCGCGACGCGGAGGACCTGCGGGCGTGGCGGTTCCACCGGCTCGTCCTCGACGAGGCCCAGATGATCAAGAACGCGCACGCGGCGGCGTCGCGCACGATGCGCTCGTTCGACGCGGGCCACCGGGTCGCGCTGACCGGCACCCCGATGGAGAACCGGCTGGCCGAGCTGTGGTCGGTGATGGACTTCCTCAACCCGGGCGTGCTCGGGGTCCCGGAGGTGTTCCGGCAGCGGTTCGCGGTGCCGATCGAGCGTCACCGCGACGCCGGGACCGCCCGCACGCTGCGCCGGATCACCCGGCCCTACCTGCTCCGGCGGGTCAAGACCGATCCCACGGTGATCGACGACCTGCCGGAGAAGATCGAGATCGTGGCCGACCACCGGCTCACCCGGGAGCAGGCGTCGCTGTACCGGACCGTCGTCGACGACATGATGGAGAAGATCGAGGACAGCGACGGCATCGAGCGCCGCGGCAACGTGCTGGCCGCGATGACCAAGCTCAAACAGGTCTGCAACCACCCCGCCCAGCTGCTGCACGACGGGTCCCCGATCCACCGGGCCGGCGGGCGGCACCGCTCGGGCAAGGTCGCCCGGCTGGAGGAGATCCTGGAGCCGGTGCTCGCCGCCGGGGACCGGGCGCTGCTGTTCACCCAGTACACCGAGTTCGCCGCCATGCTGCGCCCGCACCTGTCGGCGCGGTTCGACACCGAGGTGCTCTACCTGCACGGCGGCATCCCGAAGAAGCGGCGCGACGAGATGGTCGCCCGGTTCCAGTCCGGGGAGGGGCCGCAGCTGTTCCTGCTGTCGCTGCGCGCGGGCGGCACCGGGCTCACGCTCACCGCGGCGAACCACGTGATCCACCTGGACCGGTGGTGGAACCCGGCGGTGGAGGACCAGGCCACCGACCGGGCGTTCCGGATCGGGCAGCGGCGCGCGGTGCAGGTGCGCCGGTTCGTGTGCCCGGGCACGGTCGAGGAGCGGATCGAGGAGCTGGTCACGTCGAAGCGGTCGCTGTCGGACATGGTGGTGACCGGCGGGGAGGACTGGCTGACGTCGCTGTCGACCGCCGAGCTGCGCGAGGTGTTCGCGCTCGGCTCCGACGCGGTGGCCGAACCCGACGATGACACCGGGGACGGCGATGAGTGA
- a CDS encoding SWIM zinc finger family protein — protein MSDRPFWAQEDFTGGPPRRVEGGIRIHATRGAVARTWWSGRFLAVLERLGVGGRLSRGRSYARSGQIVSLDVDAGAVVALVQGTRPQPYRVRIGLRVWDKTEWRRVEEALAADAWYTAALLAGTVPPEIEELLDGLELSLFPAEGADLSQDCSCPDHTVPCKHLAAVFYVLAERCDTDPFTLLTLRGRDRDALLERLRAERDSTDGPAAPAGPVPLADLLDRFWEGAAGSAPPRPPDTGPGAVLDQVPEPPLRAGGGRLTDALRPVYEALAHPDA, from the coding sequence ATGAGTGACCGGCCGTTCTGGGCGCAGGAGGACTTCACCGGTGGGCCGCCGCGCCGCGTCGAGGGCGGGATCCGGATCCATGCGACGAGGGGCGCGGTCGCCCGGACCTGGTGGTCGGGGCGGTTCCTGGCCGTGCTGGAGCGGCTCGGCGTCGGCGGGCGGCTCTCGCGTGGCCGCAGCTACGCCCGGTCGGGGCAGATCGTGTCGCTCGACGTCGACGCGGGCGCGGTGGTCGCGCTGGTCCAGGGCACCCGACCGCAGCCCTACCGGGTCCGGATCGGGCTGCGGGTCTGGGACAAGACCGAGTGGCGGCGCGTGGAGGAGGCCCTGGCCGCCGACGCCTGGTACACCGCGGCCCTGCTGGCGGGGACCGTGCCCCCGGAGATCGAGGAGCTGCTCGACGGCCTGGAGCTGTCGCTGTTCCCGGCCGAGGGCGCCGACCTCTCGCAGGACTGCTCGTGCCCGGACCACACGGTGCCGTGCAAGCACCTGGCCGCGGTGTTCTACGTGCTGGCCGAGCGCTGCGACACCGACCCGTTCACCCTGCTGACGCTGCGCGGACGAGACCGGGACGCGCTGCTGGAGCGGTTGCGGGCCGAACGCGACAGCACCGACGGCCCGGCCGCACCGGCCGGGCCGGTGCCGCTGGCGGACCTGCTGGACCGCTTCTGGGAGGGCGCGGCCGGGTCCGCTCCCCCGCGTCCGCCGGACACCGGGCCGGGCGCGGTGCTGGACCAGGTTCCCGAGCCGCCGCTGCGGGCCGGCGGTGGGCGGCTGACCGACGCGTTGCGGCCGGTGTACGAGGCGCTGGCCCACCCGGACGCATGA